Part of the Kamptonema formosum PCC 6407 genome, ATTTGCATCCCCTCGCTCAAGAAGATGTCGTAAATGTTCCTCAGCGGCCTAAAGTTGTAGACTATGAAGACCAACTTATAATTGTTGCTTGGATGGTGATGATGAAGCCGGATACAGAGACTTTTCACAAAGAGCAAGTAAGTTTAATTTTGGGTAAACATTATCTAGTGACTGTGCAGGAAGAACCTGATTATGATAGTTTTGGGCCTGTACGCGATCGCATTCGCACGGCAAAGGGAATTATCCGCAAAAAGGGAGCGGATTATTTGGTATACTCCCTGCTAGATTCGATTATTGATGGCTTTTTTCCAGTGTTGGAAGTTTATGGCGAACGCATTGAGGAACTAGAAGATGAAGTAGTGATGAACCCTAATCGCCAAACCTTAGAAAAAATCTATAAAATTCGCCGGGAATTGCTGACTCTCCGCCGTGCCATCTGGCCTCAGCGGGATGCGATTAATAGTCTGATTCGAGATGGTAATGAATTAATTAGTCCCGATGTCCGAGTTTATTTGCGCGACTGTTACGATCATACCGTTCAGGTGATGGATATGGTGGAAAGTTACCGAGAACTTTCTTCGGGTTTAATGGATGTTTATTTGTCTTCAGTTGGCAACAAAATGAATGAAATCATGAAGTTGCTGACTGTGATTTCTACCATTTTTATACCTCTAACTTTTGTTGTCGGCATCTACGGCATGAACTTTAATACTGAAAAATCTCCTTGGAATATGCCAGAGTTAAACTGGTATTGGGGTTATCCTTTGTGTTGGAGTGTAATGATTGCGATCGCATCAGGTTTAGTTTACTTCTTCTGGCGGCGTGGGTGGTTTGATAACTTTTCTACTATTAAGGATGATTAATAATATCAAAAGCTAGAATGTAGGATAAATTATTCTACATTCTGTCTTTTACATTCTCTTTTTGACAAAGGATAGCTAAGTGGACATAATTAAATGTAGAATAAAAAAGGGGAGAGAGTAGGCGCAGGCGGTTGCGGACTCCAAAGAGTCTGAGGAAAGTCCGGGCTCCCGAAAGCCCAAACTTGCTGGATAACGCCCAGTGCGAGCGATCGCGAGGATAGTGCCACAGAAATATACCGCCTACATTAGGAGCCTAAAGTGTTAAATTTTAGACTCAAAACTGTAGGTAAGGGTGCAAAGGTGCGGTAAGAGCGCACCAGCAGCGTCGAGAGGCGCTGGCTAGGTAAACCCCAGTTGGGAGCAAGGTCGGAGGAACTACGGTTGGTCTTTTACCAGTTCCGCTTGAATGCACCGCTAGAGGCATCTGGTAACAGGTGTCCCAGATAGATAACTGCCCTCTTAGCTGCTTGCAGTTAAGGGAACAGAACCCGGCTTATGTCCGACTCTTTCCCCCCTAATTATTCCAGTTTTACTAAATAATATCTCTGGGCAAATCCAGAATAATTTAGCTAGGACTTACCCAAAACCATCTGTAACGCCGCCATCTTGGCGGTAAAGAAACCGGGCATGATATAAGTTATGATTAAAATTAAACTCGGTTAATCGAGAGCCGTTCAGACCGAGGAAAGAGAGAGAAGAAAAAATGAATATTAGCTATCCTAGCCGTCAAAAGGAACTGGAAAAATTAGTCGAAAAATTAGGATTGCCCGATCGAAACCGCGTGAACTGGCAATTACTCGATTTAGCTTTAACTCACCCTACGGCCTCAACTCAAGCTAATTACGAACAGCTAGAATTTATCGGGGATGCAGTTGTGCGACTAGCTGCTTCTGAGTTACTATTTGAAACCTATCCCGGCAGTTCTGTAGGAGAATTTGCAGCGATTCGTTCCTTGTTAGTGAGCGATCGCACTCTGGCACAAATCGCTGACAGCTATGGATTTGGTCGTTATTTAATCGTTTCTAGCAGCGCCGCCTGCGACAAAGCAGGGGAAGAGTCACGGTTAGCAGACGCTTTTGAAGCAGTGCTCGCCGCCCTCTACCTGAGTACAAACACTTTACAATTAATTCGCCCTTGGCTAGACCCTCATTTCCAACCGCGAGCCGCTCAAATCCTGAGCGATCCCGCCCGCCAAAACTATAAAGCCGCTCTGCAAGAATGGACTCAAGGTCAATACAAAATTTTGCCAGAATATAATGTTAAGGAAACAGGGCGAGTTCACGGAGAAGAAGAACGTTTTACCGCCGAAGTATGGCTGCGAGGGGATTTACTTGGTGAAGGCAAAGGACGATCCATCAAAGCTGCTGAACAAGCAGCCGCGCAAGCAGCTTTTAATAAAGTAAAAACTAACAGTTAAACTTATTAATAAACGATCTACACAATTAAGTGTAAAATACGGATGACTAAAAAGCTGACTGCATAAGCCTTCTTCCTTCTCTCCTAGATAACTAAATTTTCTTTCTTCTTCCTTCTTCCTTCTTAAATGAAAATTGGAATTGCTGTATTAGGTGCAGGTCATTGGGGAATTCACCTGATCCGCAACTTCCTAGAACATCCCCACAGTCAGGTTTTAGCAGTTATAGACCCGCAGCCCGAACGCTTAGCTGTGGTGAAAAGTCTTTTTAATTTGGATGATAATGTGGTTCTAGCAACGGATTGGTCAGCATTGCAGAAATTGCCCGGACTAAAAGCAGTTGCGATCGCCACCCCAGCTTCAACCCACAGCACTCTCATCGCCGCCGCCCTTCATCAAGGCTACCACGTTCTCGCAGAAAAACCCCTCACTCTCAACCTCACCGAAGCTATAGAACTTTGTCAACTCGCTGAAAAAAAGCAACGTCAACTCTTCGTTGACCACACCTACCTATTTCATCCCGCAATCGAAATAGGAAAAAACACCATCCAAGCGGGAAAATTAGGTAAATTGCGCTACGGTTACGCCCAACGAACCCATCTTGAACCCGTGCGAAATGACGTTGATGCTCTCTGGGATTTAGCCATCCATGACATCGCCATTTTTAATACTTGGCTGGGACAAACTCCAAGTCAAGTCCAAGCAAATGGAACCGTTTTTATTAATAGGGAAAATACGGAGGATGGAAAAACCACAAATTACAAATTACCAATTACCAACTACCAATTACCACTTTATGATTTAGTTTGGATCGAGTTACTTTACCCAGATGGCTTTCAAGCATTCATTCATCTTTGCTGGCTCAATCCTGACAGACAAAGGCGCTTAGGAATTGTCGGAAGTAAAGGTACATTGATTTTTGACGACCTTTCAACTGATGCACCTCTGATGCTAAAATATGGTTATTTAGAGCCGGATGGCGATAATATCGGGATTACAGGTTCCTGGGATAGGGTTCGCGATCGCAATGCCACCTTATCTCAATCTTGGGAAAAATTACCCGTAGAACGAGTAGAGCCCCTCCAACAAGTTTGCGATCGCTTTCTAAATTGCGTCCAAAGTAACACACCATCTCCCATCTCTTCCGGTTGGGTAGGTGTCGAATTAGTGCGAATCCTCAGCGCCCTCAGCGACTCCCTGAAACTTAGCGGACAACTGATTACAATTTGTTAACAGTTAACTGTTAACTGGTAGTTACGTTTAATTTAACTACTAACTACTAAATACTAACGACTAACTACTAACGACTAACTACTAACGACTAACAATTACCAAATCTTCCTTGATAGAACCGCCAGGTAACTGTTTCGCAGGCAAAGCAATAGTTAAAGTAGTACCTTGATTTATACCTGCACTGTACAGCGAAATAGTCCCCGCCATCAACTGCATCAAATTACGTGAAATTGCCAACCCCAGACCATTACCGCCATATTTGCGAGTAGTCGAACCATCAGCCATCACAAAAGGTTGAAATAACTTATCCTGCTGCTCTTGGTCAATCCCAATCCCCGTATCTTCAATAGTCACCACCACCCAATCTTTTGTACCAGTGACCTGAGCCATATTATATACTGCATTCCCATTATAACTAGCACCATTATTGAGCAACACAGATTCAAGTCGGATAGAAATAGTAATTTTTCCTGAATCAGTAAACTTAATCGCATTACTCAAAACATTCAGAAAAACCTGCTTGAGCTTATCCGGGTCAGCATAAACCATAATCGGCTCCTTCAGGTCGGGTAAAATTAACTCCAGACCTTTTTGCTCAACTTCCACAACCTGCAAATCAACCGCTTCTTCAATCACCTGCGTGAGGTTGATAGTTTCCAGCATCATTGATAACGTACCTGATTCAATTTTGGCAATATCCAAAATATCATTGATAATATTCAGCAAGTGAATTGCAGCATCATAAGCACGCTGGACAAACTCCATCTCCTCATCTCGATCATCGCAATCACCATCTTGGACAAATTGCAGAAAACCGATAATGCCATTCAAAGGAGTTCTGAGTTCGTGAGAAATATTGCGTAAAAATTCATCTTTTAACTGATTAGCAACTTGCGCTTGTTTCGAGGCAACTTCCAGCTCTTCCGCCCACGATCGCAGACGCTCCACCATACTGTCGATCGCCTCCGCTAACTGATCGAACTCCCTAATTTTCAAATTGTGAGGAACCATCTGCGGAGATTCCAAACTCTTGACAGTCAGCGCATAATCTCTAAGTTTCTCCAGAGGACGAGCCAGATCGCGAGACAGATATAGAGTTGCCATAATACTCGCCGCCACCAACCCCACAATCAGATTCAACAAAACCTGTTGAATTTCTTCCAAACCAGACAGGGCATAATCTAAACGAGTAACCGCTAAAACTATCCACTTACTCTTTGGCTGATTCGCCATCGGACTAGGAACAGCAGCATATCCCGCCAGTAACTCCAGCCCATTTTTTTCAAAAGAAAATAGGTGTAAGAAAGCTTGTCCACCAGCGATCGCTCTCCTGACAATACTTTTTAAGCGATCGGCATCCGCCTCCTGAGCGATATTACGCCCCACCCGGTCAATATTAGGGTGCGCCAAGATTGTCCCATCTTGGTCGATCACAACCGTATAACCAGCTAAAGAACCTTTGGGAGCGCTAGTTTGCACTGGTAGAGGCGACTGCAAACTTAAAACATAGCGCAGTTGACGCGAATTTTGCTGCTGAATATAAACCGGCGCACTTAAAACCAAACTAACTTGAGTATTTGGATGAGGTTTAGCCTCCTCTAACCCATCAGCAGGAACAGCTAGAAATTCACCGTCATTCTCCGATTTCTGCGACTTTTGCTGTAGCGGCCACACAAGATTGATGTACACACTCTTATTGTTAACAAGCAACTGCTGCTGCTGCGGCCAAAACTTCTTCGGTAGCGACTGAATAGGTTGATTGCCACAAGTGCTAGCTGCAACTTTACCCGTCTGCAAATTAGTCAATTGCAAACAATCCACCTGAGTTGGCAATCTTTGCCCTAACTGGTTGATAAAATTTTGATAAACCTTCGGCGAGGAGGATTGCAACACAGAGCTTTCCGAAGCACCCAGTAAATTTGACTTCAGAGAGTTTACCCACTGTTCAATAGTTTCTGCCTTTCTACCGGCACTCTCCGTCAGATTTTGACGAGCAGTTTCCAGAAGCATTGAACGAGCTTTTCTATAAGTCACATACTCCCCCACCAGCAAAACTGGTACGCTGAGCAGTAAAATTCGCGACAGCAGAATACGGCGAAAGGAGGATGGGCCGACGCTTACCATAGGACATCTTTAAACTTAAGGTGCAACACCCAACAGCAACATCATCAAACAAACCAGATCGATCGAGCATCTTTCTAGGGTACTACTATTGATCTGAGAAAATGGTTGGAGAACAACAGTTCACACAATTATAGAAGCCAGTGCAGCATAATCTATTATTCAAAAGTTCTCAATAACTCAAGAGGGTGAAACAGTTTACACCAATAAACTGACATCCTAAAGGTGGGGTCGAAAACTCTAGATACAGACGATCGCAGGTAAAGCGCGATCGCTTCTCGCCACAGGGTCTCTCACTTGATACCCCGCGCATACCCTGCACTGCTCGATTTTATTCGACATCAACGGAATTTAAGTTTGAGCCTAGACACTATCAGGCTTGTACGCTCACGATCGGAGGTATCTATTGGTGAATAATAGCTCTGATACGCCTACACTAGACGTGAACTCGATCCCTACCCCCGGTCTCTCTAGCTTAATCGATGGAAAGAACCTCAAGCAAGTACCTATACTTTTACAGTAATAATCGCCCCAGGTATCACCATGCTTATTTGCTATCTCCACTGCTAGAAATGCTTGCTGTCGCTAAATCTACCAGCAACATCAAACCCCGCGTTTTGGATCTCGGTTGCGGGAACGGCAGTCTCAGCCATGCTATTGCTCAGCAAGGTTATGAAGTTATCGGAGTAGACAATTCGCCCCAGGGAGTGGCGATCGCATCTCAAAGTTTCCCTGAATGTCAATTTATCCAAGCTGATATTTATGATTTGCAGCATCCTGAACTCCTTCATTCATTTAATATTGTCTTAGCAGTCGAAGTCATCGAACATTTGCTTTATCCCAAAGAACTAATTAGAGTTGCCAAAAAATGTCTCAAACCAGACGGCCGATTAATTATCACCACTCCCTACCACAGTTACTTAAAAAATTTAGCTTTAGCTATTACTGGAAAAATGGATAAACATTTTACAGTTCTTTGGGATAATGGGCATATCAAATTTTTTTCCGTACCAACCCTAACCCAATTATTAAAATCTGAAGGATACACAGATATCACCTTCAAATTTGCAGGCAGATTACCCTATCTATGGAAATCAATGCTATCTTCTAGCACGCCCCCACCTTAAAACTGGTAATTGGTAATTGGTAATGGCTAATTGCTAATTGCTAATTGCTAATTGCTAATTGCTAATTGCTAATTGCTAATTGCTAATTCAGGACTTACGCTCAGGGTTCCAGAAACCGGGTTTTTGAGAAAATCTTTGGGTAAAAACGAAGTATTTTCGTCAAAAAACCCGGTTTCTTTGGTTGAGTGCGTAAGTCCTGTAATTGCTAATTGGGGAGAATAGGGGATTTACTCCCCATCCTCCCCTGCTCCCCCATCTCCCCCATCTCCCCTGCTCCCCTGCTCCCCTGCTCCCCCGCTCCCCCGCTCCCCCGCTCCCCCAGCCCCCAGCCCCTAGCCCCTAGCCCCTAGCTATGGTAATGACAACTTTAAAATTCTTATCCTTGCTGAAAGTTTTCCCCATATATTCCACAGCGTTTCCACAGGCTAGATGAGGTTTTCCACAGATTAGACAAGGTTTTCCACAGGCGTTAACGGTAGTATCAAGCCTTGCTGCTTAATTGGGGATTTTATTCATTAACTAGCTACTTCCAGAGTGGCGCTCAAAGTTATAAACTTATGTAACGGGGATCGGTCTCAAGACCTGATTGTTGTGTAAATATTTTTTTAAGATAAAGAGGTTTGTAACAATTCGCAACATTGACAACACCACCCCCTCTTAGCGCACAATGATGCGACCGACCTAAATTAAGCGCTCCGATTCCGGCTGTGTCCCTTAGCTGTCGATTCCGCGAGCTGGGTTTTGATATCTGTTTATTTGTGAGATTTAGAAGCGATGATGAACGCAACTGTCAGTATTTTGGCTGAAATTCCCGAAACCCTCCACGAATCCCTCAAAACCTACCTAGAAACCCATCCCGACTGGGATCAAGACCGGGTATTTTCCGCAGCTCTATCTCTGTTTTTATTGCAGAATGGGGATAGCGGTACACCAGAGGCATCAAGAAGCTATCGCCAAGCTGCCAGAGTTTACCTCGAAACCCTTTTTCAGCATCCTGTGTAAAGGAAGAGGGGCTAGGGGCTAGGGGCTAGGGGCTAGGGAAGAAAGAAGAAGGAAGAGGGAAGAAGGAAGAGGGAAGAAGAGGATTTTTCTGCAATTAGCCATTAGCCATTAGCCATTAGCAATTCCCTCTTCCCTAGCCCCTAGCCCCTAGCCCCTAGTCCCTCTTCCCTAAATTGCCTCAAACTTATAACCAACACCTCGGACGGTTTGAATCATAGAAGGTTGATTAGCATCCGGTTCAATTTTTCGGCGAATTTGACCGATGTGGACATCAACAACACGCTGATCTCCGACATATTCGTAATCCCAAACTTCTTGAAGTAGTTCAGCTCGTCGCCACACGCGACCGGGTTTGCTCGCCAAACAATAAAGCAAGTCAAATTCCAGAGCAGTTAAAGAAACTGTCTGACCGCTAAGCATCACTTCTCGGCGAACTGGATCGATCGCTAGGGGCCCAAAAATCAGGCTTTGCTGTTCTGCGGGAGTAACTATGCGCTTACGCTTCAATATTGCTCCCACGCGAAAACCGATCTCTACAAGACTAAAAGGTTTAGTGATGTAGTCGTCAACTCCCGACTCAAACCCTTTAATTTTGTCAGCCTCATCAGTTCGGCTAGTTAACATCACTACAAACACACCCGTCCGACTTTGCATTTCTTGACAAAGTTTGTAGCCAGTAGTGTCGGGCAAATTCACATCCAGAATCACGAAGTCTGGATTGAGCTGCTCAAATAATCCCAGAGCAGTCTGGCCGTCCCCGGCAGACTCCACTTGATAGCCTTGCTGGCTCAAATAGCGGTGAATTAAGTTTCGGATTGCCGGGTCGTCATCAACCACAAGGATCTTTGGAGGGGCCATGACCACAAAGTTGCTTTGAGAATTAGGCAAGAATATAAGTCATAGTAATGGAAAACTTGGATACAGACATACACTAAATTTTAAGTGTCATATTTACAATTGTTGCAAAATTTCAGGTAGTAAATCGCTAGGAAGCTTAGATAGAGCTAAATTTTGGCCTTGCAGCCCACATTCACTATAGAAAGCTTGAATTGTTTTGACAATACAATTTAGAGCAGTCTGGCGACAATCAGCATAGATAGGGTTGGGGGTCTGGCTTTGAGAATTGGTGTTTTCGCGACCTGCTAACCCTGACCCGTTCATTTGCTGTTGCCATCCCATACAAGCTTGCAACTGGTTTTGTAGTGCAGATTCTAGATGGGTTCTTAGCTCAAGTTTACTCAAGGAGAAGTAAGGGTCTGTGGCTAACTGATAGTGGGCTAGCCCTAAATTGTTGTAAGCGGCCAGTATGTCAAACGTCAACTGGTTGGGGTGAATTTGCTTGGCGGCGGCGATCGCGTTTTGATAAGCTGCGATCGCATTCTCCAAAGATTCTATCCGTCCCTGTTTGTGCCGGAGGTTAGCTAGATGCCAGTAAACTGTCCCCAGATTGTTCTGCGTGGCTGCACAGGCAGCCGGTACTAACTCTTGAGTACGATACCTCAAAGCTTCCCGATAGGCATCCACAGCTTCTAATAGGAACCCCTCTGAGGGTTCGTGCTGAGCAAGATTCCACCAAGCCGTGCCTAAGTTATTTTGCACTCCAGCATAGTTTAGGGGCTCTCGTTCTGAGCTGTAATAGCTTAGAGCTTTAGTGTAAGCCGCGATCGCGCTTTCGAGAAATGCCACTGGTTGGTCGTGTTGAGCTAAATTCCAATAAGCTGTTCCTAAATTATTCTCAACAGCAGCATAATGTTGAGGTTCTACGTCTGGGTCAATATATAGTTCTAAATCAGATAAAGCCAAAGATGCAATTTCAGGCGATCGCGGATAGCGAGAAAGCATCCAGTAGAGAGTACCGAGGTCATTGAGAATATCGGGAACCGTCGATAGCTCAGATTTAGCAGACAGTTGACTTAAATTCTGGTTAAGTTGGCTAATTAAGGCGCTGCGTTCCCCATCTTCTTGCCGATCGCCTTGTGGTTTTGCATCCGAGCTGGTAAATTCAAGTACCATTTCGTAAGCGCGGATAGCAATTAACAGGTAAGTACGCGAAACATCTCCCGCTAGAATGCGATCGCGGTAAAAATTCCCCAAAGTCTGATAAGCCAAAGCCAAAGTCTGAGGTAAACACTCTTGTTCCTGTAGCAGTTCGATATATTGCAAAGTTTGAAGCGCCACAAAATTTCGTCCTGCTGCGGGTGAAATCCCATCTCCTCCTTCCAACTCCCCAGATGCAGCCGCGAGTACCAAATCTGCCAGCTCAAGAGCTTTTGGATTTTGAATTTTAGACTTTACAATCGGAATTGCAAACTCTTGGCTAGGAACGGACAAAATTGCAGAATCTTGGCTAGGAACAGACAAAACCTTGGGTCGAGAACCATTCTGTGTATTATTAGAACTCTCCAAAGGCCTCACACCCAAAGACTGGTAACTCAAACCCAGCAAACCCCTCATCTCCCCAATCTCCCCATCTCCCCCATCTCCCCTGCCCCTCTCGCCTCCCCGCCCCCTCGCCTCCTCCTCGCCTCCCCGCCCTCNNNNNNNNNNNNNNNNNNNNNNNNNNNNNNNNNNNNNNNNNNNNNNNNNNNNNNNNNNNNNNNNNNNNNNNNNNNNNNNNNNNNNNNNNNNNNNNNNNNNGTTGAAACTCAGATTATACTTAGTCAGGCTCCTTTTTCTAATTCTCTTACTTCTTTGGAAGGAGGAATTCAGAAAAGTAGAGGTACTTTTCCAGTTCGCGTTCTTTTTAATCCTTT contains:
- a CDS encoding tetratricopeptide repeat protein, producing the protein GRGGEEEARGRGGERGRGDGGDGEIGEMRGLLGLSYQSLGVRPLESSNNTQNGSRPKVLSVPSQDSAILSVPSQEFAIPIVKSKIQNPKALELADLVLAAASGELEGGDGISPAAGRNFVALQTLQYIELLQEQECLPQTLALAYQTLGNFYRDRILAGDVSRTYLLIAIRAYEMVLEFTSSDAKPQGDRQEDGERSALISQLNQNLSQLSAKSELSTVPDILNDLGTLYWMLSRYPRSPEIASLALSDLELYIDPDVEPQHYAAVENNLGTAYWNLAQHDQPVAFLESAIAAYTKALSYYSSEREPLNYAGVQNNLGTAWWNLAQHEPSEGFLLEAVDAYREALRYRTQELVPAACAATQNNLGTVYWHLANLRHKQGRIESLENAIAAYQNAIAAAKQIHPNQLTFDILAAYNNLGLAHYQLATDPYFSLSKLELRTHLESALQNQLQACMGWQQQMNGSGLAGRENTNSQSQTPNPIYADCRQTALNCIVKTIQAFYSECGLQGQNLALSKLPSDLLPEILQQL
- a CDS encoding Gfo/Idh/MocA family protein, which encodes MKIGIAVLGAGHWGIHLIRNFLEHPHSQVLAVIDPQPERLAVVKSLFNLDDNVVLATDWSALQKLPGLKAVAIATPASTHSTLIAAALHQGYHVLAEKPLTLNLTEAIELCQLAEKKQRQLFVDHTYLFHPAIEIGKNTIQAGKLGKLRYGYAQRTHLEPVRNDVDALWDLAIHDIAIFNTWLGQTPSQVQANGTVFINRENTEDGKTTNYKLPITNYQLPLYDLVWIELLYPDGFQAFIHLCWLNPDRQRRLGIVGSKGTLIFDDLSTDAPLMLKYGYLEPDGDNIGITGSWDRVRDRNATLSQSWEKLPVERVEPLQQVCDRFLNCVQSNTPSPISSGWVGVELVRILSALSDSLKLSGQLITIC
- a CDS encoding class I SAM-dependent methyltransferase, which produces MERTSSKYLYFYSNNRPRYHHAYLLSPLLEMLAVAKSTSNIKPRVLDLGCGNGSLSHAIAQQGYEVIGVDNSPQGVAIASQSFPECQFIQADIYDLQHPELLHSFNIVLAVEVIEHLLYPKELIRVAKKCLKPDGRLIITTPYHSYLKNLALAITGKMDKHFTVLWDNGHIKFFSVPTLTQLLKSEGYTDITFKFAGRLPYLWKSMLSSSTPPP
- a CDS encoding ATP-binding protein, with protein sequence MVSVGPSSFRRILLSRILLLSVPVLLVGEYVTYRKARSMLLETARQNLTESAGRKAETIEQWVNSLKSNLLGASESSVLQSSSPKVYQNFINQLGQRLPTQVDCLQLTNLQTGKVAASTCGNQPIQSLPKKFWPQQQQLLVNNKSVYINLVWPLQQKSQKSENDGEFLAVPADGLEEAKPHPNTQVSLVLSAPVYIQQQNSRQLRYVLSLQSPLPVQTSAPKGSLAGYTVVIDQDGTILAHPNIDRVGRNIAQEADADRLKSIVRRAIAGGQAFLHLFSFEKNGLELLAGYAAVPSPMANQPKSKWIVLAVTRLDYALSGLEEIQQVLLNLIVGLVAASIMATLYLSRDLARPLEKLRDYALTVKSLESPQMVPHNLKIREFDQLAEAIDSMVERLRSWAEELEVASKQAQVANQLKDEFLRNISHELRTPLNGIIGFLQFVQDGDCDDRDEEMEFVQRAYDAAIHLLNIINDILDIAKIESGTLSMMLETINLTQVIEEAVDLQVVEVEQKGLELILPDLKEPIMVYADPDKLKQVFLNVLSNAIKFTDSGKITISIRLESVLLNNGASYNGNAVYNMAQVTGTKDWVVVTIEDTGIGIDQEQQDKLFQPFVMADGSTTRKYGGNGLGLAISRNLMQLMAGTISLYSAGINQGTTLTIALPAKQLPGGSIKEDLVIVSR
- a CDS encoding DUF2811 domain-containing protein, producing MNATVSILAEIPETLHESLKTYLETHPDWDQDRVFSAALSLFLLQNGDSGTPEASRSYRQAARVYLETLFQHPV
- the corA gene encoding magnesium/cobalt transporter CorA, coding for MTYKSVKAFSAIVEPPEDDDDESYVDYFYDDPGALPGNLDLEPDAPPPDIVLIDYNEAAATRSRLTCPQDTLPYLDTDSVSWIDVLGLGNNETWRQMSEVFNLHPLAQEDVVNVPQRPKVVDYEDQLIIVAWMVMMKPDTETFHKEQVSLILGKHYLVTVQEEPDYDSFGPVRDRIRTAKGIIRKKGADYLVYSLLDSIIDGFFPVLEVYGERIEELEDEVVMNPNRQTLEKIYKIRRELLTLRRAIWPQRDAINSLIRDGNELISPDVRVYLRDCYDHTVQVMDMVESYRELSSGLMDVYLSSVGNKMNEIMKLLTVISTIFIPLTFVVGIYGMNFNTEKSPWNMPELNWYWGYPLCWSVMIAIASGLVYFFWRRGWFDNFSTIKDD
- a CDS encoding response regulator transcription factor gives rise to the protein MAPPKILVVDDDPAIRNLIHRYLSQQGYQVESAGDGQTALGLFEQLNPDFVILDVNLPDTTGYKLCQEMQSRTGVFVVMLTSRTDEADKIKGFESGVDDYITKPFSLVEIGFRVGAILKRKRIVTPAEQQSLIFGPLAIDPVRREVMLSGQTVSLTALEFDLLYCLASKPGRVWRRAELLQEVWDYEYVGDQRVVDVHIGQIRRKIEPDANQPSMIQTVRGVGYKFEAI
- the rnc gene encoding ribonuclease III, whose translation is MNISYPSRQKELEKLVEKLGLPDRNRVNWQLLDLALTHPTASTQANYEQLEFIGDAVVRLAASELLFETYPGSSVGEFAAIRSLLVSDRTLAQIADSYGFGRYLIVSSSAACDKAGEESRLADAFEAVLAALYLSTNTLQLIRPWLDPHFQPRAAQILSDPARQNYKAALQEWTQGQYKILPEYNVKETGRVHGEEERFTAEVWLRGDLLGEGKGRSIKAAEQAAAQAAFNKVKTNS